The following proteins are co-located in the Catellicoccus marimammalium M35/04/3 genome:
- a CDS encoding KUP/HAK/KT family potassium transporter, whose translation MGVVYGDIGTSPLYVMKSIMEGNGGLATMKPEMVLGSISLVFWTITLLTTIKYVCIALNADNHGEGGIFSLFVLVKKMSKFLIIPAMVGGAALLADGMLTPAVTITTAIEGLQGIPSFYEAFGDNQNVIIAITCTIILVLFLIQRFGTSFIGKAFGPIMLGWFTFLGLAGLLQIPHDFSVLKAFNPYYAIHLLFSPENKLGIFILGSIFLATTGAEALYSDLGHVGKKNIRVSWVYVCVCLMLNYLGQGAWMLSVRNNPTYLNMEDLNPFFSMLPKSLTVFAVAFATVAAVIASQALISGSYTLVSEAIKLKMLPRLKISYPSNNKGQMYMPSVNYILMIGCIFLVLYFRTSAHMESAYGLAITVTMLMTTILLFFYLLHRGFNKYLAFFILIFFGGIESVFFISSAMKFLHGGYVAVIIALIILGIMAIWTRGNVVKQKYYKRVPLENYIEQLRELKDDESIPLSQTNVVFLTDNLQHHEVGHDIMYSILDKRPKRAKVYWFVNVYVTDEPYTMEYLVDMMDTDFVVNVQLRLGFRVSQDVNVYLRQIVNELMAEGMLPRQPQKYSTMKNRNVGDFAFVLLQEELPKFTSLNHLDKWVMQMKLAIKKITVAPARWYGLEYSDVITERVPLFIEKTKWHTLKKVDTDFH comes from the coding sequence ATGGGTGTCGTATATGGAGATATTGGGACCAGTCCGTTATATGTAATGAAATCCATTATGGAAGGAAATGGCGGCTTAGCCACAATGAAACCAGAAATGGTGTTAGGTTCCATCTCACTTGTCTTTTGGACAATCACATTATTAACGACGATTAAGTATGTCTGTATTGCTTTAAATGCCGATAACCATGGAGAAGGTGGAATTTTCTCTCTTTTTGTTTTAGTGAAGAAGATGAGTAAATTCTTGATTATTCCTGCTATGGTTGGGGGTGCAGCTTTACTTGCCGATGGGATGTTAACTCCAGCTGTAACGATTACAACTGCGATTGAAGGGTTACAAGGAATTCCTAGTTTCTATGAAGCGTTTGGAGATAACCAAAATGTTATTATTGCGATTACTTGTACGATTATTCTTGTGCTATTTTTAATCCAACGCTTTGGGACTTCCTTTATCGGAAAAGCTTTTGGACCTATTATGTTAGGTTGGTTCACTTTCCTTGGACTTGCTGGCTTACTACAAATTCCTCATGACTTTTCAGTTTTGAAAGCATTTAACCCTTACTATGCGATTCATTTACTGTTTAGTCCTGAAAATAAATTAGGAATTTTTATCTTAGGTAGTATTTTCCTAGCCACAACCGGGGCTGAAGCTTTGTACTCTGATTTAGGTCACGTTGGGAAGAAAAATATTCGTGTAAGTTGGGTCTATGTTTGTGTTTGCTTAATGTTAAACTACTTAGGTCAAGGAGCATGGATGTTATCTGTCCGTAATAATCCTACATACTTAAATATGGAAGATTTAAATCCATTCTTTAGTATGTTACCAAAAAGTTTAACCGTGTTTGCTGTAGCGTTTGCGACCGTAGCTGCCGTTATCGCTTCTCAAGCATTGATTTCTGGATCTTACACCTTAGTTTCAGAAGCTATTAAGTTAAAAATGTTGCCTCGCTTGAAGATTTCTTATCCTTCAAATAATAAAGGGCAAATGTATATGCCTTCTGTAAACTATATTTTAATGATTGGTTGTATTTTCTTAGTCTTATACTTCCGTACTTCTGCTCATATGGAATCTGCGTATGGGTTAGCTATTACGGTGACGATGTTAATGACAACCATCTTACTATTCTTCTACCTATTGCATCGCGGATTTAATAAATACTTGGCGTTCTTCATCTTAATTTTCTTTGGTGGAATCGAAAGTGTATTCTTTATCTCTAGTGCGATGAAATTCTTACATGGTGGATATGTTGCTGTAATCATTGCCTTAATTATTTTAGGAATTATGGCGATTTGGACTCGCGGAAATGTCGTAAAACAAAAATACTACAAACGCGTTCCATTGGAAAATTACATTGAACAATTACGTGAATTAAAAGATGATGAAAGTATTCCGCTTTCTCAAACGAACGTTGTCTTTTTAACTGATAATTTACAACACCACGAAGTTGGACATGATATTATGTACTCCATCTTAGATAAACGACCAAAACGTGCAAAAGTTTATTGGTTTGTTAATGTGTATGTTACAGATGAACCATACACAATGGAATATTTGGTTGACATGATGGATACCGATTTTGTAGTAAACGTTCAATTACGTTTAGGCTTCCGTGTCAGTCAAGATGTCAACGTATACTTACGTCAAATTGTTAATGAGTTAATGGCAGAAGGAATGTTACCTCGCCAACCACAAAAATACTCAACTATGAAAAACCGTAACGTCGGTGATTTTGCCTTCGTTTTATTACAAGAAGAGTTACCTAAGTTTACAAGTTTAAATCACTTAGATAAATGGGTAATGCAAATGAAATTAGCCATCAAGAAAATCACAGTCGCTCCTGCCCGTTGGTATGGACTAGAATATAGTGATGTAATTACAGAACGTGTTCCACTATTTATCGAAAAGACAAAATGGCATACGTTGAAAAAAGTTGATACTGATTTCCATTAA
- a CDS encoding S1C family serine protease: MANKGNSFILGIAGGVVGCGIVLGGVGLFNHFESEKGHSTSDKETKTSEVNYDVNTDVTKVVEKVQGAVVSVINLQKAQSKDDMSSLFGSLFGQQEEQQPEQDKNSDKELQEASEGSGVIYKKDNGEAYIVTNNHVVDGSDALQVVLNNGHKVKAKLVGKDEYSDLAVLKINAKDVTTVATFGNSNKIKVGEPAIAIGSPLGSDYANTVTEGIISAKNRTITTKSENGGTVSINAIQTDAAINPGNSGGPLINMAGQVIGINSIKISNSDSMTSVEGMGFAIPSNDVVSIINKLEKDGKVERPALGVTMLDLSYVSPEQQKEILKVPESVQEGVVVSSVQPNSPAEKAGLKAYDVIVKVGNHDVKNTTDLQSTLYKYEIGDTIPVTFYRQDKKETVKVKLTMSNAKLKQSTLREQNSHR, translated from the coding sequence ATGGCAAATAAAGGAAACAGTTTTATTTTAGGTATCGCTGGCGGTGTTGTTGGATGTGGAATTGTCCTTGGAGGCGTAGGATTATTTAATCATTTTGAAAGCGAAAAAGGACATAGTACTTCTGATAAGGAAACTAAAACAAGTGAAGTAAATTATGATGTCAATACAGATGTAACAAAAGTGGTTGAGAAAGTACAAGGCGCAGTAGTTTCAGTAATTAATTTACAAAAGGCTCAATCCAAAGATGATATGTCTAGCTTATTTGGCTCATTATTTGGTCAACAAGAAGAACAACAGCCTGAGCAAGATAAAAATTCAGACAAAGAATTACAAGAAGCTTCAGAAGGTAGTGGAGTTATCTATAAAAAAGATAATGGAGAAGCGTATATCGTAACAAATAATCACGTTGTAGATGGTTCAGATGCTTTACAAGTGGTATTAAACAATGGTCATAAAGTAAAGGCAAAATTAGTCGGAAAAGATGAATATTCTGATCTTGCAGTTTTAAAAATTAATGCAAAAGATGTGACTACAGTTGCGACGTTCGGTAACTCTAATAAAATCAAAGTAGGTGAACCGGCAATTGCTATTGGTTCTCCTCTAGGGTCAGATTATGCCAATACAGTGACAGAAGGAATTATCTCAGCAAAAAATCGTACCATTACGACAAAATCAGAAAATGGTGGCACGGTTAGTATTAATGCAATTCAAACCGATGCAGCCATCAACCCTGGGAACTCTGGAGGTCCATTAATTAATATGGCAGGACAAGTGATTGGGATTAATTCTATCAAAATTTCAAATTCTGATAGTATGACTTCTGTCGAAGGAATGGGCTTTGCTATTCCAAGTAATGATGTGGTTTCGATTATTAACAAATTAGAAAAAGATGGAAAAGTAGAACGTCCTGCTTTAGGAGTGACGATGCTAGATTTATCTTATGTTAGTCCGGAACAACAAAAAGAAATTTTAAAAGTTCCAGAATCTGTACAAGAAGGGGTTGTTGTAAGCTCCGTACAACCTAATTCTCCTGCCGAAAAAGCTGGATTAAAAGCATATGATGTAATTGTAAAAGTGGGAAATCATGATGTTAAAAACACCACAGATTTACAATCTACTCTATATAAATATGAAATTGGAGATACAATTCCTGTTACTTTCTACCGTCAAGATAAGAAAGAAACAGTGAAAGTAAAATTAACGATGAGTAATGCAAAATTAAAACAATCTACATTACGTGAACAAAATAGTCATCGTTAA
- a CDS encoding D-alanine--D-alanine ligase — protein sequence MKIVFIYGGKSEEHDISLLSSYSMLQELYYEYYSVQLVFIARNGQWVKGPCLNAAPESQEQLDLSYDGAENDHGYEGTVIRPFDIYEEDAVIFPLLHGPNGEDGTMQGGFEILDMPYVGCGVLASACGMDKIMTKYILQQTGIPQLPFVPISKLDWKENPNQVCDRCEGSLVYPMFIKPANMGSSVGISKAMTREELVAGITDAFRYDRRVVVEQGIEAREIEVAVLGNEEIRTTLPGEIVKTVDFYDFDAKYINNDVKLQIPAEVSEEVAEEARKYAKKAYATLDASGLCRCDFFLTKENKLFLNEVNTMPGFTPFSMYPLLWKNMGLSYGDLIEELIQLAKNRYAEKKALI from the coding sequence GTGAAAATCGTATTTATTTACGGTGGTAAAAGTGAAGAGCATGACATTTCACTACTATCGTCTTACTCAATGTTACAAGAATTATATTATGAATATTATAGTGTTCAACTCGTATTCATTGCACGTAATGGGCAATGGGTGAAAGGTCCTTGCTTGAATGCTGCTCCTGAATCTCAAGAACAATTAGATTTATCTTATGATGGAGCGGAAAATGATCATGGATATGAAGGGACAGTCATTCGTCCATTTGATATTTATGAGGAAGATGCCGTGATTTTCCCTCTATTACATGGACCAAATGGGGAAGATGGCACAATGCAAGGTGGCTTTGAAATTTTAGATATGCCTTATGTCGGCTGTGGTGTACTTGCTAGCGCCTGTGGAATGGATAAGATTATGACAAAATACATCTTACAACAAACAGGAATTCCACAATTGCCATTTGTTCCAATTTCTAAATTGGATTGGAAAGAAAATCCAAATCAAGTTTGTGATCGTTGTGAAGGAAGTTTGGTTTATCCAATGTTTATCAAACCAGCCAATATGGGTTCAAGTGTAGGAATTAGTAAAGCAATGACTCGTGAGGAATTGGTAGCTGGAATTACTGATGCTTTCCGCTATGACCGTCGTGTAGTAGTAGAACAAGGAATTGAAGCTCGTGAAATTGAAGTGGCGGTATTAGGAAACGAAGAAATTCGTACGACATTACCAGGAGAAATTGTTAAAACTGTAGATTTCTATGACTTTGATGCCAAATACATTAACAATGATGTGAAATTACAAATTCCAGCTGAAGTGTCAGAAGAAGTCGCAGAAGAAGCACGTAAATATGCGAAAAAAGCTTATGCTACTTTAGATGCCAGTGGATTATGCCGTTGTGATTTCTTCTTAACGAAAGAAAATAAACTTTTCTTAAATGAAGTTAACACTATGCCTGGATTTACTCCATTTAGTATGTATCCATTATTATGGAAGAATATGGGCTTATCTTATGGAGATTTAATCGAAGAATTAATTCAATTAGCTAAAAATCGCTATGCAGAAAAGAAAGCATTGATTTAA
- the udk gene encoding uridine kinase encodes MEKERKKPIIIGVTGGSGSGKTTVSRKILDHFANHSVMMLEQDAYYKDQSHLTFEERVKTNYDHPLAFDTDLLIEHVNQLLNWETIEKPVYDYVEHTRSSKTIVQEPKEVVILEGIMVLEDARLRDLMDIKIYVDTDDDIRIIRRIKRDMEERGRTLDSVIEQYIDNVKPMYHQFIEPTKRYADVIIPEGGSNQVAIDLLITKIDSILNR; translated from the coding sequence GTGGAGAAAGAAAGAAAAAAACCTATTATCATTGGTGTTACTGGTGGTTCAGGAAGTGGGAAAACTACCGTTAGCCGCAAAATTTTAGATCATTTTGCTAATCATTCAGTAATGATGTTAGAACAAGATGCTTACTATAAAGATCAAAGTCATTTAACCTTTGAAGAACGTGTGAAAACAAATTATGATCATCCGTTGGCTTTTGATACAGATTTATTAATTGAACATGTAAATCAATTATTAAATTGGGAAACGATTGAAAAACCTGTTTATGATTATGTAGAGCATACTCGTAGTTCAAAAACAATCGTCCAAGAACCAAAAGAAGTTGTGATTTTAGAAGGAATCATGGTATTAGAAGATGCTCGTTTACGTGATTTAATGGATATTAAAATCTACGTAGATACAGATGATGATATTCGTATTATTCGTCGTATCAAACGTGATATGGAAGAACGTGGACGTACTTTAGATTCAGTGATTGAACAATACATTGATAATGTAAAACCAATGTATCATCAATTTATTGAACCAACAAAACGTTATGCGGATGTCATCATTCCTGAAGGTGGCTCAAACCAAGTAGCGATTGATTTATTAATCACAAAAATTGATAGCATTTTAAATCGTTAA
- a CDS encoding alpha/beta hydrolase, whose amino-acid sequence MKMQKVSLNLGADSKAYLKGYCLEENPTTAQVSYPTVLVVPGGGFQKIPYQEMDRICLAFANAGYQAFYLRYHLLGEIEGALMPTPLLDLAEAIRTLREKEKDWHMNGDLTLMGLSIGGSIVSLYNGCFMREEFLEKANLTKEQAMPNRIVLGYPVTSYDKDFPKTEELQAQMTTTPAQLDSSKLVNKESKPTFLWTTWEDQVLDLTHSLDYVKALKENDVPGEVHIFDHGPHGLGLADARTTLQGDDHVAHWFSLCLEWMRRN is encoded by the coding sequence ATGAAAATGCAAAAGGTATCTTTAAATTTAGGCGCAGATAGTAAAGCATATTTGAAAGGATATTGCTTAGAGGAAAATCCAACGACTGCTCAAGTAAGTTATCCAACTGTACTTGTTGTTCCTGGTGGTGGATTTCAAAAAATTCCCTACCAAGAAATGGATCGTATCTGTTTAGCTTTCGCAAATGCCGGATATCAAGCATTTTATTTACGTTATCATTTGTTAGGTGAAATTGAAGGTGCATTGATGCCTACTCCATTGCTAGATTTAGCAGAAGCGATTCGTACATTGCGCGAAAAAGAAAAAGATTGGCATATGAATGGAGATTTAACTTTAATGGGGTTATCTATTGGTGGTTCTATTGTTAGTCTTTATAATGGTTGCTTTATGCGTGAAGAATTTTTAGAAAAAGCAAACTTAACGAAAGAACAAGCAATGCCAAATCGTATTGTTTTAGGCTATCCTGTTACCTCTTATGATAAGGATTTCCCAAAAACAGAAGAATTACAAGCTCAAATGACAACAACTCCAGCGCAACTTGATAGTAGTAAATTAGTTAATAAAGAAAGTAAACCTACTTTCCTTTGGACTACATGGGAAGATCAAGTGTTAGATTTAACTCATAGCTTAGATTATGTAAAAGCCTTAAAAGAAAATGACGTACCAGGTGAAGTACATATCTTTGATCATGGCCCACATGGATTAGGTTTAGCAGATGCACGTACTACGCTTCAAGGAGATGACCATGTAGCTCATTGGTTCTCTTTATGTCTAGAATGGATGCGTCGTAATTAA
- the nrdG gene encoding anaerobic ribonucleoside-triphosphate reductase activating protein codes for MEVGGKGYIADYKPFNFVDGEGVRCSLYVSGCHLHCQGCFNERAQSFTYGFLYSKELEETIMQDLAQPYVQGLSLLGGEPFLNLQICLPLVRRMKEELPQKDLWVWTGYTFEKLQQHPLQKELLSYVDVLIDGPYIEAQKTLNQSFYGSKNQRMIDVPISLRTQRIHLWSEEK; via the coding sequence ATGGAAGTAGGAGGGAAAGGCTATATCGCCGATTATAAGCCATTTAATTTCGTTGATGGAGAAGGGGTTCGCTGTAGTTTATATGTCAGTGGTTGTCATTTACATTGCCAAGGTTGTTTTAATGAAAGAGCTCAATCTTTTACCTATGGTTTTTTGTATTCCAAAGAGCTAGAAGAAACTATCATGCAAGACTTAGCACAACCTTATGTTCAAGGGTTAAGTTTATTGGGAGGAGAGCCTTTTTTAAACTTACAAATTTGTCTGCCGTTAGTAAGACGAATGAAAGAAGAATTGCCCCAAAAAGATCTTTGGGTCTGGACGGGATATACTTTTGAAAAGTTACAACAACATCCTTTACAAAAAGAATTACTTTCTTATGTAGATGTATTAATTGATGGTCCATATATCGAAGCACAAAAAACGTTGAATCAATCTTTTTATGGTAGTAAAAATCAACGAATGATTGATGTGCCTATTTCTTTGCGTACACAACGAATTCATCTTTGGTCCGAAGAAAAATAA
- the nrdD gene encoding anaerobic ribonucleoside-triphosphate reductase, translating to MKIQKKNQTWEPFRKAKLYQSLWLMSGGEDQEEYPTLCNAIEEQVAIGKIHSTKEIEDTLFAMLEPTHPYWIINAKEKKHSQEEEIKKVLDLEQATQRLINKEEAIVNENANKNSTIFNTFRDLTAGAVNKSLGLQQLPDRVRKSHIRGKIHFHDLDYSPFTPMTNCCLIDFASMLKEGFQLGNAKVSSPNSIQVATAQIAQIIANVSSCQYGGCSADRIDEVLAPYAKKNYEKNIAEAKEWLSEEQWVAYAEKKTKKEIYDAMQSLEYEINTLFSTNGQTPFTTLGFGLGTDWFAREIQKAILTIRIEGLGIEKRTAIFPKLVFTLKRGVNLEKEDPNYDIKQLALTCATKRMYPDVLSYDKIKEITGSFKTPMGCRSFLQGWIDEKGKEVNVGRMNLGVVTMNLPRIAIEAHQNKEAFFSLLEDRLEVVGEALHYRVERCKEAIPENAPILYMNGAFGQRLQKEDIVDQVFKNRRATVSIGYIGLYEVATLFYGPEWESNPEAKEFTLEILRKMKSFAEKESEQWGYHYSLYGTPSESLTDRFCRLDKEKYGEIPNITDKDYYTNSFHYDVRKNPTPFEKLDFEKDYPYYSSGGFIHYCEYPVLQHNPKALEAVWDYAYDRVGYLGTNTPIDHCYKCDFSGDFAPTKKGFMCPNCGNTDPNTCDVVKRTCGYLGNPQARPMVHGRHEEICHRVKHMKGV from the coding sequence ATGAAAATACAGAAAAAAAATCAAACATGGGAACCTTTCCGTAAAGCAAAATTATATCAAAGTTTATGGTTAATGAGTGGAGGAGAAGATCAAGAGGAATATCCTACTCTTTGTAATGCCATTGAAGAACAAGTGGCTATAGGAAAAATTCACTCCACAAAAGAAATCGAAGATACACTGTTTGCCATGTTAGAGCCGACTCATCCCTATTGGATTATTAATGCCAAAGAAAAGAAACATAGTCAAGAAGAAGAAATCAAAAAAGTATTAGATTTAGAACAGGCAACCCAGCGACTAATCAATAAAGAAGAAGCGATTGTGAATGAAAATGCCAATAAAAATAGCACGATTTTCAATACTTTTCGTGACTTAACGGCAGGAGCTGTGAATAAAAGCTTAGGGCTTCAGCAATTACCAGATCGAGTAAGAAAATCACATATTCGAGGAAAAATTCATTTTCATGATTTAGACTATTCTCCTTTTACTCCAATGACTAACTGTTGCTTAATTGATTTTGCTTCTATGTTAAAAGAAGGATTTCAATTAGGGAATGCAAAAGTAAGTAGTCCTAACTCTATTCAAGTCGCTACTGCTCAAATTGCACAAATTATTGCGAATGTTTCTTCTTGTCAATATGGAGGATGTTCTGCAGATCGTATTGATGAAGTGTTAGCTCCTTATGCGAAAAAAAATTATGAAAAAAATATCGCAGAAGCAAAAGAGTGGCTTTCAGAAGAACAATGGGTAGCTTATGCTGAAAAGAAAACCAAAAAAGAAATCTATGACGCGATGCAAAGTTTAGAATATGAAATTAATACGTTGTTTAGTACTAATGGACAAACACCTTTTACTACTTTAGGTTTTGGTCTTGGTACGGATTGGTTTGCTCGAGAAATTCAAAAAGCAATTTTAACCATCCGAATTGAAGGATTAGGTATAGAAAAAAGAACAGCGATTTTTCCTAAATTAGTATTCACTTTGAAACGTGGTGTGAATTTGGAAAAAGAAGATCCAAACTATGACATTAAGCAATTAGCTTTAACTTGTGCAACCAAACGAATGTATCCTGATGTTTTAAGCTATGACAAGATTAAAGAGATTACAGGAAGTTTTAAAACTCCAATGGGTTGTCGTAGCTTTTTACAAGGTTGGATTGATGAAAAAGGAAAAGAAGTCAATGTAGGACGAATGAATCTTGGCGTAGTAACGATGAATTTACCAAGAATTGCCATTGAAGCACATCAAAATAAGGAAGCTTTCTTTTCTCTTTTAGAAGATCGTCTAGAAGTCGTGGGAGAAGCGTTACATTATCGTGTGGAACGTTGTAAAGAAGCAATCCCAGAAAATGCACCGATTCTTTATATGAATGGAGCTTTTGGTCAACGTCTACAAAAAGAAGACATCGTAGACCAAGTTTTTAAAAATCGAAGAGCTACGGTTTCTATTGGTTACATTGGTCTTTATGAAGTAGCGACACTATTTTATGGTCCAGAGTGGGAAAGTAATCCAGAGGCCAAAGAATTCACATTAGAAATTTTACGTAAAATGAAATCTTTTGCTGAAAAAGAAAGTGAACAATGGGGATATCATTATAGTTTATATGGTACACCAAGTGAAAGTTTAACCGATCGCTTCTGTCGTTTGGATAAGGAAAAATATGGAGAAATCCCTAACATTACAGATAAAGATTACTATACAAATAGTTTCCATTATGATGTCAGAAAAAATCCAACTCCTTTTGAAAAATTAGACTTTGAAAAGGATTATCCTTACTACTCATCAGGTGGGTTTATTCATTATTGCGAATATCCTGTGTTACAACATAATCCAAAAGCGTTAGAAGCAGTTTGGGATTATGCATATGACCGCGTGGGTTATTTAGGAACAAATACACCGATTGATCATTGCTACAAATGCGATTTTTCTGGAGATTTTGCACCAACAAAAAAAGGATTTATGTGTCCAAATTGTGGCAATACTGATCCCAATACTTGCGATGTAGTTAAAAGAACTTGTGGATATCTAGGAAATCCACAAGCTAGACCAATGGTACATGGACGACATGAAGAAATTTGTCATCGAGTAAAACATATGAAAGGTGTTTAA